Sequence from the Hamadaea flava genome:
GCGACGACGCGTACGGCGTGCACCAGTTCGGCGGCTGGCGCGTCCTTGAGTAGGAAGCCGCTCGCTCCGGCGCGCAGCGCGGCGTACACGTATTCGTCGAGGTCGAACGTCGTCAGCATGAGCACCCGCGCGCCCTCCGCGACGACCAGCGGCGTCGCGGCCAGCCCGTCCATCCGGGGCATCCGGATGTCCATCAGCACCAGGTCGGGGTGCTCGGCGCGGACCAGCGCCACCGCCTCCACCCCGTCCGCCGCCTGCCCGACGACCTCGATGTCGGGTTGCGCGCCCAGCAGCGCCGCGAAACCCTCACGCACCATCTGCTGATCGTCGACCACCATCACGCGTACGCTCACTGCGTTTCCTCCACCGGCAGCGTCGCCACCACTTCGAAGCCCCCGTCGGCGGTCGGCTCCGCCCGCAACGTGCCGCCCAGCACCACGGCTCGTTCGCGCATGCCCAGCAGGCCGTGCCCGCTGCCGGCGACCGTCGCGGGCTCCGGCCCCGGCTCATTGCGTATCACCAGCTCTAAATGACCACCGCGGACCTGGACGGTCACGTGGACCCGCGCCCCCGCGGCATGGCGGGCCGCGTTGGACAGCGCCTCCTGGACGATGCGATAGGCCGCCAGGCCGGTCGCGGGCGTGACCTCGCCGTCGAGCGTGAGCTGCGCGTCGATGCGCAGACCCGCGTTGCGCGCGGTGCCGATCAGCTCAGGCAGGTCGGTCAGCGCGGGCTGCGGGGCGCGTTCCGGCTCTCCCGGACTGGTACGCAGCGCGCCCAGCATCCGCCGCAACTCGACCAGGGTCTGCCTGGCCGACGCTGCGACCTCGACGAACTCGGCGCGCGCGGACTCCGGCAGATCCGGCAGCCGATACGGCGCGGTCTCGGCGCGCACCGCCAGCAGCGACATCGAGTGTGCGACCACGTCGTGCAGCTCGCGGGCGATGCGGGCGCGTTCCTCCAGCAGCGCCCGGCGCGCTTCGGCCAGCTCGCTGCGCTCCTCCTGGACGTGCAGCTCGGCCTGCGCCCGGCGACGCACCTGGATCTGCTCGCCGAGGATGGCGACGGCCACCACGAGCAGGGTCGCGCTCGCGCCGTTGGCGGTGGGCACCGCCCACCACAGGATGAGGCAACTGATCACGGTGGACCACAGCGTGACGCCGAACGGTGCACGCATCGCGACGTAGAACAGCGCCACCAGCGCGACGAGGACGTTGGTCACCACCCATGGCCAGGCCTCGGCGTCGACGCGATGGTAGGTGCCCAGGACGAGGCCGACAGTGGTCAGCCGCCACGCCCACACCGGCTTGGCCCGCACGAACAGCAGCGGCGCCATGACCAGCACGGCCAGGCCCGCCGCGACCAGCGCGTTCAGATGGCGATTGTCCTGGTAGTACCGCTGCGTGACGGCGGTGAGCCCGATCCACGCCAACAGCCCGGCCGGGCGCAGCAGCGGGGTGAACCAGCGGCGCCGCACAGGCCGCCGGACCGGCGCCGCGGACGGGTCCGGACCCCACACCGTCCGCAGCAGGTCACGGGCCGTACGGGCGAGGAAGCTGCTCATCACCCGCAGGTTAACCGTCACCGGCGGCAGGGTGCGTCACACCCAGGAGCCACACAGCCCTACCCCTCTGGTATGACCGGTCAGTCGGCGGTGGGGCGGCGCGGGTCGACCATCCCGGCCCACGGGTTGTAGTCGACCTCGAGCGGCTCCTGCTCGGGGCGTTGCTTCTCGGGCACGTGCTGCAGGTTGACCCGGATGCGGTACCAGACCGAGCTGCGCCCGCGCATCCCGTCGACCAGCACGTCGGCCGGTTCGAGGAGCGCTGCGACCTCGGCGTGCCGGTCCTTCCAGC
This genomic interval carries:
- a CDS encoding response regulator gives rise to the protein MVVDDQQMVREGFAALLGAQPDIEVVGQAADGVEAVALVRAEHPDLVLMDIRMPRMDGLAATPLVVAEGARVLMLTTFDLDEYVYAALRAGASGFLLKDAPAAELVHAVRVVAAGEALLAPSVTRKLIEEFARRPDQQRAAPPSLNGLTARETEVLALIAQGLSNQEIATRLVVAEQTVKTHVGRILAKLELRDRAQAVVVAYESGLITPGSA
- a CDS encoding sensor histidine kinase, with the translated sequence MTVNLRVMSSFLARTARDLLRTVWGPDPSAAPVRRPVRRRWFTPLLRPAGLLAWIGLTAVTQRYYQDNRHLNALVAAGLAVLVMAPLLFVRAKPVWAWRLTTVGLVLGTYHRVDAEAWPWVVTNVLVALVALFYVAMRAPFGVTLWSTVISCLILWWAVPTANGASATLLVVAVAILGEQIQVRRRAQAELHVQEERSELAEARRALLEERARIARELHDVVAHSMSLLAVRAETAPYRLPDLPESARAEFVEVAASARQTLVELRRMLGALRTSPGEPERAPQPALTDLPELIGTARNAGLRIDAQLTLDGEVTPATGLAAYRIVQEALSNAARHAAGARVHVTVQVRGGHLELVIRNEPGPEPATVAGSGHGLLGMRERAVVLGGTLRAEPTADGGFEVVATLPVEETQ